From one Nocardioides scoriae genomic stretch:
- a CDS encoding exodeoxyribonuclease VII small subunit gives MAEPTTGAPERRAGDGADDGTAEELSYEEARDQLVEVVRSLEGGGTSLAESLALWERGEELARRCQEALEGARARLDAVVEGEQR, from the coding sequence ATGGCTGAGCCCACGACCGGGGCACCCGAACGCAGGGCCGGGGACGGCGCCGACGACGGGACCGCCGAGGAGCTGAGCTACGAGGAGGCCCGCGACCAGCTGGTCGAGGTGGTCCGCTCCCTGGAGGGCGGCGGCACCAGCCTCGCCGAGTCGCTGGCGCTCTGGGAGCGCGGCGAGGAGCTCGCCCGCCGCTGCCAGGAGGCCCTGGAGGGGGCGCGCGCCCGGCTCGACGCGGTCGTCGAGGGCGAGCAGCGCTGA
- the xseA gene encoding exodeoxyribonuclease VII large subunit has translation MALETSPEHPAPVRQIAQAIGAWVERLGAVWVEGQVTQVSRRGGTNTVFLTLRDKLADVSVSVTCPRGVVDSLPTPLVEGAQVVCHAKPSYYATRGTLSLQVREIRLVGEGELLARLERRRQLLAAEGLFAEALKRPLPFLPRAVGLVTAQGSAAERDVLEHARRRWPGVRFEVRYAAMQGVHSAREVIEALGLLDREPEVDVIVVARGGGSVEDLLPFSDEAVVRAVHAARTPVVSAIGHEPDSPLLDLVADVRASTPTDAAKRVVPDVAEEAQRVLQSRERGRRALHHLLERELRALDALRSRPSLADPRSGLDERLREVEALRERARRSFAHRLDRGEDDLHHQVARVRALSPLATLRRGYAVISDAQGQALSSVVDLDPGQTLHMRVADGRIGATVTGIERVALVGDDASQEEDQDG, from the coding sequence ATGGCGCTGGAGACCTCCCCCGAGCACCCGGCCCCGGTGCGCCAGATCGCCCAGGCCATCGGGGCGTGGGTCGAGCGCCTCGGGGCGGTCTGGGTCGAGGGCCAGGTCACCCAGGTCTCGCGGCGCGGCGGCACCAACACCGTCTTCCTGACCCTGCGCGACAAGCTGGCCGACGTCTCGGTCTCGGTCACCTGCCCGCGCGGGGTCGTCGACTCGCTCCCGACGCCGCTGGTGGAGGGCGCCCAGGTCGTCTGCCACGCCAAGCCGTCCTACTACGCCACCCGCGGCACGCTGTCCCTGCAGGTCCGCGAGATCCGCCTGGTCGGCGAGGGCGAGCTGCTGGCGCGGCTGGAGCGGCGCCGGCAGCTGCTGGCCGCCGAGGGCCTGTTCGCCGAGGCCCTCAAGCGCCCGCTGCCCTTCCTGCCCCGCGCCGTCGGGCTGGTGACCGCCCAGGGGTCGGCGGCCGAGCGCGACGTCCTGGAGCACGCCCGTCGGCGCTGGCCCGGAGTCCGCTTCGAGGTGAGGTACGCCGCGATGCAGGGCGTGCACTCCGCCCGCGAGGTGATCGAGGCGCTGGGCCTCCTGGACCGCGAGCCCGAGGTCGACGTCATCGTGGTGGCGCGCGGCGGTGGCTCCGTCGAGGACCTGCTGCCGTTCTCCGACGAGGCGGTGGTCCGCGCGGTGCACGCCGCTCGCACACCGGTGGTCTCGGCCATCGGCCACGAGCCCGACTCCCCGCTGCTCGACCTGGTCGCCGACGTCCGCGCCTCGACCCCCACCGACGCGGCCAAGCGCGTGGTGCCCGACGTGGCCGAGGAGGCCCAGCGGGTGCTCCAGTCGCGCGAGCGCGGCCGCCGCGCCCTGCACCACCTGCTGGAGCGGGAGCTGCGGGCGCTCGACGCGCTGCGCTCGCGCCCCAGCCTGGCCGACCCCCGCAGCGGCCTCGACGAGCGGCTGCGCGAGGTGGAGGCGCTGCGCGAGCGCGCCCGCCGCAGCTTCGCCCACCGGCTCGACCGGGGCGAGGACGACCTGCACCACCAGGTCGCCCGGGTCCGGGCGCTGTCACCGCTCGCGACGCTGCGCCGCGGCTACGCCGTCATCTCCGACGCGCAGGGGCAGGCCCTGTCCAGCGTGGTGGACCTCGACCCCGGCCAGACGCTGCACATGCGCGTCGCCGACGGCCGCATCGGGGCCACCGTCACCGGCATCGAGCGGGTCGCCCTCGTGGGCGACGACGCGTCACAGGAGGAGGACCAGGATGGCTGA